In Drosophila innubila isolate TH190305 chromosome 2R unlocalized genomic scaffold, UK_Dinn_1.0 1_C_2R, whole genome shotgun sequence, the following are encoded in one genomic region:
- the LOC117784700 gene encoding pro-resilin isoform X1, whose translation MFKLLGLTLLLTATVLARPEPPVNSYLPPSPSDSYGAPGQGQGQGQGQGGFGGKPSDQYGAPGNGRPSSSYGAPGQGQGQGGFGGKPSDQYGAPGNGNGNGRPSSSYGAPGQGQGGKPSDQYGAPGNGNGNGRPSSSYGAPGQGQGGKPSNQYGAPGNGNGNGRPSSSYGAPGQGQGQGGFGGKPSDQYGAPGRGNGNGNGRPSSSYGAPGQGQGQGQGGFGGKPSDQYGAPGKPSDQYGAPGSGKGNGAPSSSYGAPGQGQGQGGFGGKPSDQYGAPGKPSDQYGAPGNGNGRPSSSYGAPGQGQGQGGFGGKPSDSYGPPASGAGAGGGAGGAGGGADYDNDEPAKYEFNYQVEDAPSGLSFGHSEMRDGDFTTGQYNVLLPDGRKQIVEYEADQQGYRPQIRYEGDANGNGGAGGPGGQDLGQGGYSSGRPGGQDLGQGGYSSGRPGGQELGQNGYSGGRPGGQDLGQNGYSGGRPGGQDLGQNGYSGGRPGGQDLGQNGYSGGRPGGQDLGQNGYSGGRPGGQDLGQNGYSGGRPGGNGGSDGGRVIIGGRVIGQDNGDGQGYSNGRPDGQDGGFGQDNTDGRGYSSGKPGQGRNGFGPGGQNGDNDGSGYRY comes from the exons ATGTTCAAGTTACTCGGACTAACGCTGTTGTTGACGGCGACGGTGCTGGCACGTCCAGAGCCGCCAGTGAACTCCTACTTGCCTCCCTCGCCCTCCGACAGCTATGGCGCACCGGGTCAGGGTCAGGGGCAAGGACAGGGACAGGGCGGCTTTGGCGGTAAACCTTCAGATCAATATGGTGCTCCTGGAAACGGTCGTCCCTCGAGTAGCTACGGTGCTCCTGGTCAGGGACAAGGTCAGGGCGGATTTGGCGGCAAGCCCTCGGATCAATATGGTGCTcctggcaatggcaatggcaacggtcGTCCATCGAGCAGCTATGGAGCTCCTGGCCAAGGACAAGGCGGCAAGCCCTCGGATCAATATGGTGCTcctggcaatggcaatggcaacggacGTCCATCGAGCAGCTATGGAGCTCCTGGCCAAGGACAAGGCGGCAAGCCCTCGAATCAATATGGTGCTCCTGgtaatggcaatggcaacggtcGCCCCTCGAGCAGCTACGGTGCTCCCGGTCAGGGACAAGGACAGGGTGGATTCGGTGGCAAGCCTTCGGATCAATACGGCGCACCTGGCCGTGGCAATGGAAATGGCAATGGTCGCCCCTCGAGTAGTTACGGAGCTCCtggacagggacagggacagggacaagGCGGCTTTGGTGGCAAACCCTCCGATCAATATGGTGCTCCTGGCAAGCCTTCCGATCAATATGGTGCTCCTGGTAGTGGCAAAGGTAATGGTGCTCCTTCATCCAGCTACGGTGCTCCCGGTCAGGGACAAGGGCAGGGCGGATTTGGTGGCAAGCCCTCCGATCAGTATGGTGCTCCTGGCAAGCCTTCCGATCAGTATGGTGCTcctggcaatggcaatggtcGACCATCGAGTAGCTACGGTGCTCCCGGTCAGGGACAAGGACAGGGTGGATTCGGTGGCAAGCCCTCGGACTCGTATGGTCCTCCGGCCTCTGGAGCTGGTGCTGGTGGCGGTGCTGGTGGTGCCGGTGGTGGTGCTGACTATGACAACGAT GAACCCGCTAAGTACGAATTTAATTACCAAGTTGAAGACGCTCCAAGTGGGCTCTCATTTGGGCATTCAGAGATGCGCGACGGTGACTTCACCACCGGCCAGTACAATGTTCTGTTGCCCGATGGAAGGAAGCAA ATCGTTGAGTACGAGGCCGATCAGCAGGGATACCGTCCACAGATCCGTTACGAGGGCGATGCCAATGGCAACGGTGGAGCTGGCGGTCCAGGTGGTCAGGATTTGGGTCAAGGCGGTTACTCCAGTGGTCGTCCAGGTGGTCAGGATTTGGGTCAAGGCGGTTACTCCAGTGGTCGTCCAGGTGGTCAGGAATTGGGTCAAAATGGTTACTCTGGCGGTCGTCCCGGTGGTCAGGATTTGGGTCAAAATGGTTACTCTGGTGGTCGTCCCGGTGGTCAAGATCTGGGACAAAATGGTTACTCTGGCGGTCGTCCCGGTGGTCAGGATCTGGGACAAAATGGTTACTCTGGCGGTCGTCCCGGTGGTCAGGATCTAGGCCAAAATGGTTACTCAGGCGGTCGTCCCGGTGGTCAGGATTTGGGACAGAATGGCTACTCCGGCGGTCGTCCTGGCGGCAACGGTGGCTCCGATGGTGGCCGCGTGATCATCGGCGGACGTGTCATTGGCCAGGACAATGGTGATGGTCAGGGTTACTCAAATGGACGTCCTGATGGGCAAGATGGCGGTTTCGGACAGGACAACACCGACGGTCGTGGTTACTCCAGCGGCAAGCCCGGACAGGGACGCAACGGATTCGGACCAGGTGGACAGAATGGCGACAACGATGGCAGCGGCTACAGATATTAA
- the LOC117784700 gene encoding pro-resilin isoform X2: MFKLLGLTLLLTATVLARPEPPVNSYLPPSPSDSYGAPGQGQGQGQGQGGFGGKPSDQYGAPGNGRPSSSYGAPGQGQGQGGFGGKPSDQYGAPGNGNGNGRPSSSYGAPGQGQGGKPSDQYGAPGNGNGNGRPSSSYGAPGQGQGGKPSNQYGAPGNGNGNGRPSSSYGAPGQGQGQGGFGGKPSDQYGAPGRGNGNGNGRPSSSYGAPGQGQGQGQGGFGGKPSDQYGAPGKPSDQYGAPGSGKGNGAPSSSYGAPGQGQGQGGFGGKPSDQYGAPGKPSDQYGAPGNGNGRPSSSYGAPGQGQGQGGFGGKPSDSYGPPASGAGAGGGAGGAGGGADYDNDIVEYEADQQGYRPQIRYEGDANGNGGAGGPGGQDLGQGGYSSGRPGGQDLGQGGYSSGRPGGQELGQNGYSGGRPGGQDLGQNGYSGGRPGGQDLGQNGYSGGRPGGQDLGQNGYSGGRPGGQDLGQNGYSGGRPGGQDLGQNGYSGGRPGGNGGSDGGRVIIGGRVIGQDNGDGQGYSNGRPDGQDGGFGQDNTDGRGYSSGKPGQGRNGFGPGGQNGDNDGSGYRY; the protein is encoded by the exons ATGTTCAAGTTACTCGGACTAACGCTGTTGTTGACGGCGACGGTGCTGGCACGTCCAGAGCCGCCAGTGAACTCCTACTTGCCTCCCTCGCCCTCCGACAGCTATGGCGCACCGGGTCAGGGTCAGGGGCAAGGACAGGGACAGGGCGGCTTTGGCGGTAAACCTTCAGATCAATATGGTGCTCCTGGAAACGGTCGTCCCTCGAGTAGCTACGGTGCTCCTGGTCAGGGACAAGGTCAGGGCGGATTTGGCGGCAAGCCCTCGGATCAATATGGTGCTcctggcaatggcaatggcaacggtcGTCCATCGAGCAGCTATGGAGCTCCTGGCCAAGGACAAGGCGGCAAGCCCTCGGATCAATATGGTGCTcctggcaatggcaatggcaacggacGTCCATCGAGCAGCTATGGAGCTCCTGGCCAAGGACAAGGCGGCAAGCCCTCGAATCAATATGGTGCTCCTGgtaatggcaatggcaacggtcGCCCCTCGAGCAGCTACGGTGCTCCCGGTCAGGGACAAGGACAGGGTGGATTCGGTGGCAAGCCTTCGGATCAATACGGCGCACCTGGCCGTGGCAATGGAAATGGCAATGGTCGCCCCTCGAGTAGTTACGGAGCTCCtggacagggacagggacagggacaagGCGGCTTTGGTGGCAAACCCTCCGATCAATATGGTGCTCCTGGCAAGCCTTCCGATCAATATGGTGCTCCTGGTAGTGGCAAAGGTAATGGTGCTCCTTCATCCAGCTACGGTGCTCCCGGTCAGGGACAAGGGCAGGGCGGATTTGGTGGCAAGCCCTCCGATCAGTATGGTGCTCCTGGCAAGCCTTCCGATCAGTATGGTGCTcctggcaatggcaatggtcGACCATCGAGTAGCTACGGTGCTCCCGGTCAGGGACAAGGACAGGGTGGATTCGGTGGCAAGCCCTCGGACTCGTATGGTCCTCCGGCCTCTGGAGCTGGTGCTGGTGGCGGTGCTGGTGGTGCCGGTGGTGGTGCTGACTATGACAACGAT ATCGTTGAGTACGAGGCCGATCAGCAGGGATACCGTCCACAGATCCGTTACGAGGGCGATGCCAATGGCAACGGTGGAGCTGGCGGTCCAGGTGGTCAGGATTTGGGTCAAGGCGGTTACTCCAGTGGTCGTCCAGGTGGTCAGGATTTGGGTCAAGGCGGTTACTCCAGTGGTCGTCCAGGTGGTCAGGAATTGGGTCAAAATGGTTACTCTGGCGGTCGTCCCGGTGGTCAGGATTTGGGTCAAAATGGTTACTCTGGTGGTCGTCCCGGTGGTCAAGATCTGGGACAAAATGGTTACTCTGGCGGTCGTCCCGGTGGTCAGGATCTGGGACAAAATGGTTACTCTGGCGGTCGTCCCGGTGGTCAGGATCTAGGCCAAAATGGTTACTCAGGCGGTCGTCCCGGTGGTCAGGATTTGGGACAGAATGGCTACTCCGGCGGTCGTCCTGGCGGCAACGGTGGCTCCGATGGTGGCCGCGTGATCATCGGCGGACGTGTCATTGGCCAGGACAATGGTGATGGTCAGGGTTACTCAAATGGACGTCCTGATGGGCAAGATGGCGGTTTCGGACAGGACAACACCGACGGTCGTGGTTACTCCAGCGGCAAGCCCGGACAGGGACGCAACGGATTCGGACCAGGTGGACAGAATGGCGACAACGATGGCAGCGGCTACAGATATTAA
- the LOC117783086 gene encoding arylsulfatase B, producing MQTRLLQPPTIRVNLLLLHIVFVIIIAIAGICQSADADRQPNIIFILADDLGFNDVGFRGSAQIPTPNIDALAYSGLILNRYYVNPICTPSRSALMTGKYPIHTGMQHTVLYAAEPRGLPLDLKILPQYLNDLGYTSHIAGKWHLGHWKRAYTPLYRGFSSHVGFWSGHHDYNDHTAVEHGHWGLDMRNGTDVAYDLHGQPTTEVITKHSLNVIAAHNATKGPLFLYVAHAAVHSGNPYNPLPANDDIVSKLNHISKYKRRKYAALVAEMDDSVGKIVAQLQKYRMLDNSIIIFSTDNGGPTDGFNLNFASNYPLRGTKNTLWEGGVRGAALVWSPRLTKLPRLSEQTMHISDWLPTLVEAAGGEQALANLSKANLDGMSIWSALVTDGISPRKTILHNIDDIWGSSALTVDEWKLVKGTNYNGAWDGWYGMPEKRYPGDYNWDQVTKSATGQAMQRLKMLPSKADQIRLRREATIYCPPNRGVTCNPLSAPCLFHIIRDPCEQNNVAKQYPSVLDLMLNELKLINATAVPPSNKPDDPHANPRLWNYTWTNFGDFTEAKNNFISNSPNLIQNCI from the exons atgcaaacaaGACTCTTGCAACCACCCACGATTCGAGTgaatctgttgctgttgcacatcgtgttcgtcatcatcatcgccatCGCTGGTATATGTCAATCAGCGGATGCAGATAGACAGCCGAACATCATCTTCATTCTGGCGGATGATCTG GGTTTCAATGATGTTGGCTTTCGTGGATCAGCGCAGATTCCCACGCCCAACATCGATGCCTTGGCATATTCGGGTCTCATACTGAATCGTTACTATGTCAATCCCATTTGTACACCTTCCCGCTCTGCTCTCATGACGGGTAAATATCCCATACACACGG GCATGCAACATACGGTTCTCTATGCCGCAGAGCCGCGTGGTTTACCATTGGATCTAAAAATACTGCCACAATATCTCAACGATTTGGG CTACACCTCGCACATAGCCGGCAAGTGGCATTTGGGTCACTGGAAGAGGGCCTATACTCCATTATATAGGGGCTTTAGTAGTCACGTGGGTTTCTGGTCGGGACACCATGATTACAATGATCACACAGCTGTGGAGCACGGTCACTGGGGTCTGGACATGCGCAATGGAACTGATGTCGCCTACGATCTGCATGGTCAGCCCACGACGGAGGTAATCACAAAGCACTCCCTTAATGTCATTGCCGCCCACAATGCGACAAAGGGTCCACTTTTCCTTTATGTGGCACATGCGGCAGTCCATTCCGGAAATCCATATAATCCGCTGCCGGCCAACGATGACATTGTCTCCAAGTTAAATCATATATCGAAGTACAAGAGACGCAAGTATGCGG ccCTGGTTGCTGAAATGGACGACTCTGTGGGCAAGATTGTGGCACAACTGCAGAAGTATCGCATGCTGGATAATTCTATAATCATCTTCTCCACGGACAATGGCGGTCCAACTGACGGTTTCAACTTGAACTTTGCCTCCAATTATCCGCTGCGTGGCACGAAAAACACCCTCTGGGAGGGTGGAGTACGTGGTGCAGCCCTGGTATGGTCACCGCGGCTGACAAAACTCCCACGATTGTCGGAACAAACTATGCACATTTCAGATTGGTTACCCACACTGGTAGAAGCAGCTGGCGGTGAGCAGGCACTTGCCAATCTCAGTAAAGCCAATCTGGATGGAATGAGCATTTGGTCAGCCCTGGTAACAGATGGCATCTCACCACGTAAGACTATACTGCACAATATCGATGATATCTGGGGCAGTTCGGCACTCACCGTTGACGAGTGGAAGCTGGTGAAAGGCACTAACTACAATGGAGCCTGGGATGGCTGGTATGGAATGCCGGAAAAGCGTTATCCGGGTGACTACAACTGGGATCAGGTGACCAAGAGCGCTACCGGACAGGCCATGCAGAGGCTGAAGATGCTACCCTCAAAGGCTGATCAGATAAGATTGCGTAGAGAAGCCACAATCTATTGTCCCCCGAATAGAGGAGTTACCTGTAATCCACTGAGTGCACCTTGTCTCTTCCATATCATCAGGGATCCATGCGAGCAAAATAATGTGGCCAAGCA GTATCCCAGTGTGCTGGATCTTATGCTTAACGAGCTGAAATTGATTAATGCCACAGCTGTCCCACCCTCAAACAAACCTGACGATCCTCATGCTAATCCTCGCCTCTGGAACTATACATGGACTAATTTCGGTGATTTCACTGAGGCTAAGAATAATTTCATTAGCAATTCCCCAAACTTGATACAAAATTGTATCTGA
- the LOC117784433 gene encoding zinc transporter 9 translates to MLLRGGQLLHSRQQQFSRALYQWRLPQSFNGIGHSALQSNECALLRLQARSRLGGGGGSNHKWWIMPRRWSTSDGKDKKDTASVAKAEKVSQVKKEELPGGTKTKFEVKTSKGILSITTTIEDSKINEIVFEKTELSPVAKLNEPALNIVASETIAPTSSAQPLASPPVPPPAQMEAIETAAPTTPTVAPAPKRPRFDYRISLERNFVTPARAISDFMLSATDLEKLPKIKRRSPYEQEPPMTVYWRRDVEAKALEVWGSRDGIVRERLKRDLERKQYQQNVFTVKRRLRDYRREMGSRTKLIQENRQDAEKSGQVVATAIAINAANLLFKFGGWIYSGSHSMFAEVIHSLADLINQLILAFGIYKSSQEPDTDHPYGYMNMRYVSSLISGVGIFCVGSGLSIYHGIEGIIHPQPIGDLFWVYCILAGSLVSEGATLVVAINELKRSARVNNMSFKDYVLSGKDPCVNVVLCEDAAAVAGVMIAAACMGLSTYTGSPLFDAAGSLVIGALLGGVASFIIYTNANALVGVSISMERLEKINSALEADVMIRAIYDVKGIDIGNGRVRYKAELDFDGRELTRSYLDKQDLNKLLTTVRGFRNVDDLESFLLDQGENIVDLMGGEIDRIEMNLRTHFPEIRHVDLEIL, encoded by the exons ATGTTGTTGCGTGGCGGGCAACTGTTGCACAGCAGACAACAGCAGTTCAGTCGAGCACTTTACCAGTGGAGACTGCCACAGAGCTTCAATGGCATCGGACACAGTGCTCTGCAAAGTAACGAGTGTGCACTGCTCCGTTTGCAGGCACGCAGTCGTCtgggcggaggaggaggaagcaACCATAAATGGTGGATAATGCCGCGACGCTGGAGCACTAGTGATGGCAAGGATAAAAAGGACACGGCGTCTGTGGCAAAAGCCGAAAAAGTTAGTCAAGTAAAAAAGGAAGAGCTGCCTGGGGGCACAAAGACAAAGTTTGAGGTGAAAACGTCAAAGGGCATTCTATCAATCACAACCACCATCGAGGACTCAAAGATTAATGAAATTGTCTTTGAAAAAACAGAGCTATCGCCAGTAGCCAAGCTAAATGAGCCagctttaaatattgttgCCTCGGAAACCATCGCACCGACATCGAGTGCTCAGCCTTTGGCCTCACCGCCTGTTCCTCCGCCAGCTCAAATGGAAGCTATTGAAACAGCAGCACCGACGACTCCAACTGTGGCACCTGCGCCAAAGCGACCCCGCTTCGATTACCGAATCTCGCTAGAGCGCAATTTTGTGACGCCCGCTCGGGCAATATCCGACTTCATGCTGTCAGCCACAGATCTGGAGAAGCTGCCCAAGATCAAACGTCGTTCGCCATACGAACAGGAGCCACCCATGACCGTCTACTGGCGGCGAGATGTCGAGGCAAAGGCCTTAGAGGTGTGGGGCTCACGGGATGGCATTGTGCGAGAGCGGCTGAAACGTGATCTGGAACGCAAACAGTATCAGCAAA ATGTGTTTACGGTCAAGCGTCGCTTGCGTGACTATAGAAGGGAGATGGGCTCACGTACGAAGTTAATACAGGAGAACAGACAGGATGCTGAAAAGTCCGGCCAAGTGGTGGCTACCGCCATTGCCAT AAATGCAGCGAATCTGCTTTTTAAGTTTGGTGGTTGGATATACAGTGGCTCTCACAGCATGTTTGCGGAAGTCATCCATTCGCTGGCGGATTTAATCAATCAGCTGATCCTGGCCTTTGGCATCTATAAGTCGTCCCAGGAGCCGGACACGGATCATCCGTATGGCTATATGAACATGCGCTACGTCTCTTCTCTTATCTCCGGCGTGGGAATCTTTTGCGTTGGAAGTGGGCTATCCATTTACCATGGCATCGAGGGCATCATTCATCCGCAGCCTATCGGAGATCTCTTCTGGGTCTATTGTATATTGGCAGGCTCGCTAGTCTCCGAGGGCGCAACACTTGTGGTTGCCATCAACGAACTAAAGCGATCAGCGCGTGTTAACAATATGAGCTTTAAGGATTACG TACTTAGTGGCAAGGATCCCTGCGTTAATGTGGTGCTCTGCGAGgatgctgcagctgttgccggTGTCATGATAGCTGCCGCCTGTATGGGTCTGAGCACCTACACTGGATCACCGCTATTCGATGCGGCTGGTTCGTTAGTCATTGGAGCGCTATTGGGTGGTGTTGCATCATTCATCATTTACACGAATGCCAATGCGTTGGTTGGTGTTTCCATATCCATGGAGCGTTTGGAGAAGATCAACTCTGCGCTAGAGGCTGATGTGATGATTCGGGCTATTTACGATGTCAAGGGCATTGATATTGGAAATGGACGTGTGCGCTATAAG GCTGAGCTGGACTTTGATGGACGGGAATTGACGCGCTCATATTTAGATAAACAAGATCTTAATAAGCTGCTGACg acTGTGCGAGGCTTTCGTAATGTGGACGATCTAGAAAGCTTTTTGCTGGATCAGGGAGAGAACATTGTTGACCTCATGGGTGGTGAAATTGATCGCATTGAAATGAATCTACGC ACTCATTTCCCAGAAATTCGTCACGTCGATCTTGAAATACTCTAA
- the LOC117783310 gene encoding methylglutaconyl-CoA hydratase, mitochondrial: MSLLIQRVGKLLTRNALPITTTGRCRYSVDEILGDGNEVLVERLEGPQKGITVLGLNRPVAKNAFSRGLVNTFKDILEEVKRDNGSRVVVLRSLTPGIFCAGADLKERKGMTTEETSEFVSQLRALLISIEQLPMPVIAALDGAALGGGLEMALACDIRTAANNAKMGLVETRLAIIPGAGGTQRLPRILSPALAKELIFTARVFDGQEAKELGLVNHVVQQNESKDAAYQRALKLAEEILPNGPVGVRMAKLAVDKGMQVDLNTGYSIEEVCYAQVIPTKDRLEGLAAFAEKRKPVYKGE; encoded by the exons ATGTCTCTGTTAATACAACGTGTTGGAAAACTGTTAACGCGTAATGCTttgccaataacaacaaccggGAGATGTCGTTATTCTGTTGACGAGATCTTAGGCGATGGCAACGAAGTTCTTGTGGAACGTCTGGAAGGCCCACAAAAGGGTATAACAGTGTTGGGTCTCAACAGGCCGGTGGCAAAGAACGCATTCAGTCGTGGCCTGGTAAACACCTTTAAGGATATACTGGAGGAGGTTAAGCGTGACAACGGGTCTCGTGTAGTTGTGCTGCGCAGTCTCACTCCCGGCATTTTTTGTGCTGGCGCCGACTTGAAGGAACGCAAAG GCATGACTACAGAGGAGACAAGCGAATTTGTGAGCCAGCTGCGTGCTCTGCTCATCAGCATTGAGCAGCTGCCCATGCCAGTGATAGCGGCCCTAGATGGCGCTGCTTTAGGCGGCGGCTTGGAAATGGCACTCGCCTGTGACATACGCACAGCGGCGAACAATGCGAAGATGGGTCTGGTGGAGACACGCCTTGCCATTATACCAGGTGCCGGTGGCACTCAGCGTTTGCCACGCATTCTCTCCCCCGCACTGGCAAAGGAGTTGATATTCACTGCCCGCGTGTTCGATGGCCAAGAAGCCAAGGAACTGGGCTTAGTGAATCATGTGGTGCAACAGAACGAGTCTAAAGATGCTGCCTACCAGCGAGCATTGAAGTTGGCCGAGGAAATACTGCCAAATGGACCTGTGGGAGTTCGCATGGCCAAACTGGCCGTGGACAAGGGCATGCAAGTGGATCTAAACACCGGTTATTCCATTGAGGAGGTGTGCTATGCTCAGGTCATACCCACCAAGGATCGGCTGGAGGGACTTGCGGCTTTCGCTGAGAAACGTAAGCCTGTTTACAAGGGCGAATAG
- the LOC117785129 gene encoding venom protease, giving the protein MDAICKILSVLLLAATTVKVWGEFCDNGTGECKELTPTECPAIFNNLDLIGLNNVKYCDEFKDIVCCPLPLNAQQHIQRSVDTRGLFEKECERYNDVRSSCRLSPLIVGGTKAEGREFPFMALLGTRQPGSSVVTWICGGTLIHPKFVITAAHCLDTAETKAERLDPKFASPKYVVRLGELDYNSTTDDAEPQDFQLVNYVVHPSYTENDEGSLFNDIAVLELDRNATLNEYVAPACLPSSSGNEHFDLVAAGWGNTKNNGQQSTHLLKVSLQRYSDEICMERLESRIVPRTQFCAGSGSDSSMADTCNGDSGGPIFVQHRSHNCLKLIIGVTSYGLICGNHKFPSVYTKVHLYTDWLERIVWAES; this is encoded by the exons ATGGACGCGATCTGCAAGATTTTGtccgttttgttgttggcagcaacaacagtgaaGGTGTGGGGAGAGTTCTGTGACAATGGGACAGGCGAATGCAAAGAGTTGACACCAACGGAATGTCCAGCTATATTCAATAATCTAGATCTGATCGGTCTCAACAATGTTAAATACTGCGATGAATTCAAAGATATTGTTTGCTGTCCACTTCCTTTAAACGCCCAGCAACATATTCAACGGTCTGTGGACACAAGAGGATTGTTTGAAAAGG AATGCGAACGTTATAACGATGTCAGATCCTCGTGCCGTCTGTCGCCCTTAATTGTGGGCGGCACCAAGGCGGAGGGTCGTGAGTTTCCCTTTATGGCTTTGTTGGGAACCCGACAGCCGGGAAGCTCCGTTGTCACCTGGATCTGTGGCGGCACTTTGATCCATCCCAAGTTTGTGATAACTGCAGCACATTGTCTGGACACGGCGGAGACAAAAGCGGAACGCTTAGATCCCAAATTCGCATCACCCAAATATGTTGTACGTTTGGGGGAATTGGATTATAACAGCACAACGGATGATGCAGAGCCCCAGGATTTCCAGTTGGTCAACTACGTAGTGCATCCCTCGTACACAGAGAATGACGAGGGCAGTCTCTTCAATGATATTGCCGTACTCGAACTGGACCGGAATGCCACACTCAATGAGTATGTGGCACCAGCGTGTCTTCCGTCCAGCAGCGGCAACGAGCACTTTGACCTGGTCGCAGCTGGCTGGGGAAACACTAAAAACAATGGTCAACAGTCAACGCATTTGCTCAAGGTCTCTCTCCAGCGTTACAGCGATGAGATTTGTATGGAACGTCTCGAAAGTCGCATTGTACCACGAACTCAGTTCTGTGCCGGCTCCGGATCAGACTCCAGCATGGCAGACACTTGCAATGGGGACTCCGGCGGACCCATTTTTGTACAGCATCGGTCCCACAATTGTCTGAAGCTGATAATTGGCGTTACTTCTTATGGCCTCATCTGTGGCAATCACAAATTTCCCAGTGTCTATACTAAGGTTCATCTCTATACGGATTGGCTGGAGCGGATTGTGTGGGCCGAATCATGa
- the LOC117785130 gene encoding uncharacterized protein LOC117785130 yields the protein MYQLTKQFYTLVVALGIVGLVTALPQVQQEGPHTLLDIETPNQFSYNSPLAQPDSLRSKPYFDFLSTLYAHDSAKTDLFRQRPRRDLQTESELKTQLVSADQPKSRRRDRRRRAIVFRPLFVYKQQEIRKQEIAARRRSDQVNRPGANYNQIYNRL from the exons atGTACCAATTAACGAAACAA TTTTACACCCTGGTTGTGGCCCTGGGCATCGTTGGCTTGGTGACAGCGTTGCCACAAGTTCAGCAGGAGGGACCACACACACTGCTCGACATCGAGACACCCAATCAGTTCAGCTATAACTCGCCGCTGGCACAGCCGGACAGTCTACGCTCCAAGCCCTACTTTGATTTCCTGAGCACCCTGTATGCCCACGATTCGGCCAAAACGGACTTGTTTCGCCAGCGACCACGCCGTGATCTGCAGACGGAGTCGGAACTAAAGACTCAGCTGGTATCGGCCGATCAGCCGAAGAGTCGTCGTCGTGATCGTCGTCGTCGTGCCATCGTCTTCCGTCCCCTGTTCGTCTATAAGCAGCAGGAGATCAGAAAGCAGGAAATCGCAGCCAGAAGACGCAGTGATCAGGTTAATCGTCCTGGCGCCAACTACAATCAAATCTACAATCGCCTGTAG